From the Salinimicrobium tongyeongense genome, one window contains:
- the malQ gene encoding 4-alpha-glucanotransferase codes for MKLKRSSGILLHITSLPGRFGIGDLGPEAFKFLDFLKKSGYSYWQILPLNPTDGIYHHSPYSSHSAFAGNPLLISPQLLEEEGYVDLSDFSVPFEISSEKVIFDTVVNYKEEIFDAAYRQFKSRDKVDPDFAEFVKIHADWLDNYSLYLALRHKYDRKNWTDWPKELRDRQPAALQKAKTELKDQIEREKFVQFLFFSQWSRLILEAHNNGIQIFGDVPFYINHDSADCWANPEIFKLDEEKQPTHISGVPPDLFSKTGQLWGTPVYNWQVLKASGYDWWKQRLRQNLLLFDVVRIDHFRAFADYWEVPAGEKTAINGTWAETPGSDFFHQVKTEFPDMPFIAEDLGLLDQAVYDLLEEFKFPGMKVLQFAFGDTNRKNPYIPYNHEFNSIVYTGTHDNNTTAGWFKDSGKEVREHLEQYTGQKITENNVHELLCRMALASVAAVAILPLQDILGLGSEAIMNTPGSTKGNWSWRITSEGIPVQSAEKLYRQNELYGRIPQ; via the coding sequence ATGAAACTAAAAAGAAGCAGCGGAATTCTTTTACATATCACCTCTTTGCCCGGCAGGTTTGGGATTGGGGATCTTGGCCCCGAAGCCTTTAAGTTTCTCGATTTCCTTAAAAAATCGGGCTATTCGTACTGGCAAATCCTGCCGCTCAACCCCACAGACGGTATTTACCATCACTCTCCCTACAGCAGCCATTCGGCTTTCGCCGGGAATCCTTTATTGATTAGCCCGCAGCTGCTTGAAGAAGAGGGCTATGTTGATTTAAGTGACTTTTCGGTACCTTTTGAAATAAGCTCAGAAAAAGTCATTTTTGACACTGTAGTAAATTATAAAGAGGAAATATTTGATGCGGCTTACAGACAGTTCAAATCCCGGGATAAAGTTGATCCTGATTTTGCCGAATTCGTAAAAATCCATGCGGACTGGCTTGATAATTACAGCCTGTACCTTGCGCTGCGGCACAAATATGACAGGAAAAACTGGACCGACTGGCCCAAAGAATTGCGCGACAGGCAACCTGCAGCTTTGCAAAAGGCAAAAACCGAATTAAAGGATCAAATTGAGCGGGAAAAATTTGTGCAGTTTTTGTTCTTTTCACAATGGTCGCGCCTTATTCTGGAAGCCCACAACAACGGCATTCAGATATTTGGGGATGTTCCGTTTTATATAAACCATGATAGTGCCGATTGCTGGGCTAATCCTGAAATTTTTAAACTGGATGAGGAGAAACAACCCACACATATTTCGGGTGTGCCTCCAGACCTTTTCAGCAAAACAGGTCAATTGTGGGGAACCCCGGTTTACAACTGGCAAGTGCTTAAAGCAAGTGGTTACGACTGGTGGAAACAGCGGCTGCGACAAAATTTGCTGCTGTTTGACGTGGTGCGGATCGACCATTTTAGGGCCTTTGCCGATTACTGGGAGGTGCCGGCAGGGGAGAAGACCGCGATAAACGGAACATGGGCCGAAACTCCGGGTTCCGATTTCTTTCATCAGGTAAAAACTGAATTTCCCGATATGCCCTTTATAGCAGAAGATCTCGGCCTTCTTGATCAGGCAGTATATGACCTTCTGGAAGAATTTAAATTTCCGGGAATGAAAGTGCTGCAGTTCGCTTTTGGGGATACCAACCGCAAAAACCCTTATATTCCTTATAATCACGAGTTCAACAGCATTGTGTACACCGGCACCCATGACAATAACACCACTGCAGGCTGGTTTAAAGACAGCGGGAAGGAGGTGCGGGAGCATTTGGAGCAATACACAGGTCAAAAAATCACTGAAAACAATGTACACGAGCTGCTGTGCCGCATGGCCTTGGCATCGGTGGCGGCTGTGGCTATCCTGCCTTTGCAGGACATTCTTGGGCTGGGCAGCGAAGCGATCATGAATACGCCCGGCAGTACGAAGGGCAACTGGTCGTGGAGAATTACTTCGGAAGGGATCCCGGTGCAGAGCGCAGAAAAGTTATACAGGCAGAATGAACTGTACGGAAGAATTCCGCAGTAA
- a CDS encoding four-helix bundle copper-binding protein translates to MRNQEFLNKLSNCINHCNYCADACLDEDNLKKMVDCIRKDKVCASACASLADILAIKNANATGLVKYCEQVCRDCAEECEKHETQHCKDCAKACRECEEACKKYLAAA, encoded by the coding sequence ATGAGAAATCAGGAATTTTTAAATAAGTTATCAAACTGTATCAACCACTGCAACTATTGTGCAGATGCCTGTCTTGATGAGGATAACCTCAAAAAGATGGTAGACTGCATTAGAAAAGATAAGGTTTGCGCCTCTGCCTGTGCTTCGCTTGCCGATATTTTGGCCATTAAAAATGCAAATGCCACCGGCCTGGTGAAATATTGTGAGCAGGTTTGCCGAGATTGTGCCGAAGAATGTGAAAAACACGAAACCCAGCACTGTAAAGATTGTGCAAAAGCCTGCCGTGAATGTGAAGAAGCCTGTAAAAAATATCTTGCAGCAGCTTAA
- a CDS encoding RrF2 family transcriptional regulator: MLSSSSKYAVNAVLYLAVHSNEQKKIRAKEIAEAIKLPSPFLSKLLQSLSRENIISSSKGPTGGFYLTSKALETPLIEVVNIIDGTYRLDDCVLGLKKCSSEQPCPVHFSVQPLKQKFRKELEENISVFAAKVKSGEAYLFV; encoded by the coding sequence ATGCTATCCAGCTCCAGTAAATATGCCGTGAATGCCGTACTTTACCTGGCAGTACATTCAAATGAACAAAAAAAGATAAGAGCGAAAGAAATCGCGGAAGCCATTAAGCTGCCTTCACCTTTTCTCTCCAAATTATTGCAATCCCTCTCCCGGGAAAATATCATTTCTTCTTCTAAAGGGCCCACCGGCGGATTTTACCTTACTTCCAAAGCACTTGAAACTCCTTTGATAGAGGTGGTGAATATAATTGACGGGACCTACAGGTTAGACGATTGTGTTTTGGGGTTGAAAAAATGCAGTTCGGAACAGCCCTGCCCGGTGCATTTTTCGGTACAGCCGCTAAAGCAGAAGTTCAGGAAAGAACTGGAAGAGAACATTAGCGTATTTGCTGCAAAAGTAAAGAGCGGAGAGGCATACCTGTTTGTGTAG
- a CDS encoding c-type cytochrome: MKLKYYLFSAFMAVLLTACGEEEQKENIKIPGQSTAVQKEVVQEAASTTAEVDNMQNKGVGPIKNLELNEDIDTAMAIRGEELFNNMCTACHKMEQKSIGPSLAGVTQRRSPEWIMNMILNPEKMIKEDPIAKKLLIESHMAVMANQNLSEEQSRAILEYFRSYDQKN; this comes from the coding sequence ATGAAACTGAAATACTACTTATTTTCAGCCTTTATGGCCGTTTTGCTAACTGCCTGTGGTGAAGAAGAACAAAAGGAAAACATTAAAATACCCGGCCAAAGTACTGCAGTACAAAAAGAAGTGGTACAGGAAGCGGCTTCTACTACTGCTGAAGTAGATAATATGCAAAATAAAGGCGTTGGCCCCATAAAAAATTTAGAGCTTAACGAAGATATAGACACCGCTATGGCCATTCGCGGCGAAGAATTATTCAACAACATGTGTACTGCCTGCCATAAAATGGAGCAAAAATCCATTGGTCCTTCCCTTGCAGGAGTGACTCAGAGGCGTAGCCCCGAGTGGATCATGAATATGATCTTAAACCCTGAGAAAATGATCAAGGAAGACCCCATTGCAAAAAAGCTGCTGATAGAATCTCACATGGCTGTTATGGCAAATCAAAACCTTTCTGAAGAACAAAGCCGTGCCATTCTCGAATATTTCAGAAGTTACGATCAGAAAAATTAG
- a CDS encoding acetate/propionate family kinase, with protein sequence MKNNILVINSGSSSLKFQLIEMPSEKVLAQGLVERIGQASGKIHYKSEAFSTSEEMQIADHSVALKEVTKHLMHSEYGVIHDPADIPAIGHRVVHGGASFSDTVIIDEKVKQKIEQLFSLAPLHNPPNLKGIQVAEEIFPDATQVAVFDTAFHQSIPSRASKYAIPNEFFEEKKIQVYGFHGTSHKYVSEKANEYLKKENTKLITVHLGNGCSMTAVKDGKSIDHTLGFGPVNGLIMGTRSGDIDQSVIFYLIEQFGYTAQEVSDLLHHKSGMYGLTGYSDLRDIEEQAEKGNRQCQLALEMNAYRIKKYIGAYTAAMNGLDAVVFTAGIGENSDVIRKLVCTDMDYLGLGLDEEKNSLRSKEIRNIAKEGSKVEILVIPTNEELEIAKQTVAFV encoded by the coding sequence ATGAAAAACAACATACTCGTTATAAACTCCGGAAGTTCTTCTCTAAAATTTCAATTGATCGAAATGCCTTCAGAAAAAGTGCTGGCCCAGGGGCTGGTTGAAAGGATAGGACAGGCTTCAGGAAAAATACACTATAAATCGGAAGCTTTTTCAACTTCCGAAGAAATGCAAATCGCAGATCATTCTGTAGCTTTAAAGGAAGTGACCAAGCACCTTATGCATAGTGAATATGGCGTGATACACGATCCTGCCGATATCCCTGCTATTGGCCACCGCGTGGTGCATGGGGGGGCAAGTTTTTCGGATACCGTGATCATAGATGAAAAGGTAAAACAGAAAATAGAACAGCTTTTTTCACTGGCGCCGCTTCACAACCCGCCAAACCTAAAAGGAATTCAGGTGGCAGAGGAGATCTTCCCCGATGCTACCCAGGTGGCTGTTTTTGATACCGCTTTTCACCAGAGCATTCCGTCTCGCGCCAGCAAATATGCCATTCCAAATGAGTTTTTTGAAGAGAAAAAGATACAGGTTTACGGCTTTCACGGTACCAGCCACAAGTATGTTTCTGAAAAAGCCAACGAATACCTTAAAAAGGAAAATACTAAACTTATTACCGTACACCTTGGAAATGGTTGCAGCATGACGGCGGTTAAAGACGGGAAAAGTATAGACCACACCCTGGGCTTTGGGCCTGTAAACGGGCTCATAATGGGAACCAGAAGCGGAGACATAGACCAGTCGGTGATCTTCTATCTCATTGAACAATTTGGCTACACCGCCCAGGAAGTGAGCGACCTGCTACACCATAAAAGCGGAATGTACGGGCTTACCGGTTACAGCGATCTACGGGATATTGAAGAACAGGCCGAAAAAGGTAACAGGCAGTGCCAGTTAGCTCTTGAAATGAACGCTTATCGCATCAAAAAATACATTGGGGCCTATACGGCAGCGATGAACGGACTCGATGCCGTGGTTTTCACCGCCGGAATAGGAGAAAACTCGGATGTTATCAGAAAACTGGTTTGTACAGATATGGATTATCTTGGCCTTGGGCTTGATGAAGAGAAGAACAGCCTGCGTTCAAAAGAGATAAGGAATATTGCCAAAGAAGGATCAAAAGTGGAGATCTTGGTAATTCCTACAAACGAAGAACTGGAAATTGCCAAGCAGACGGTTGCTTTCGTCTAA
- the treY gene encoding malto-oligosyltrehalose synthase, whose translation MKNPVSTYRIQLSPEYTLENLNEILDYLEKLGISTIYSAPFFQARKGSSHGYDITNPFKLNKEIGRLDMFRNLSNRLKQKNMSWLQDIVPNHMAFDGDNIWLQDIFELGPQSLHYHFFDIDWEQSGKVMAPFLGNPLAEVLQQKELQLKVSKRGFLFRYFDHEYLASARSYANILGKESGEAWENKFRNFSAENEKWEELKEYFLREYDKDPDFRKKIDKRVEEINTSEEKLKKILDEQYFLPAHWKETETNINYRRFFTINDLICLRMEEREVFESYHRFILQLCEEGLVQGLRIDHVDGLLDPKTYLQRLREKLGDDFYITIEKILEWDEKLPVHWPVEGTSGYGFLATVNQLLTSPKGEDEFFEAYQALYPKQADYHELVYEQKQFILEERMGGEYKNLWEMALKLDLLDEEENNRLALGAFLAAFPVYRIYPEDYPLKKRQKKIIDAAFQTAAAHKPELEKELEQVKNIFLGEAGKDRENMLQFLQRCQQFTGPLAAKGVEDTTFYIYNELISHNEVGDSPENFGLSISGFHDRMKLRLEDFPLSINATATHDTKRGEDARMRLNVLSEIGAEWFEKVEEWRNISKKARKDPGVPNSNETYFIFQMLVGAWPHEGEPGEEFLERSTAYLQKVLREAKENSSWAQPDEDYENKVYDFLEELLKNDIFRESFSGFHHKVSAFGAVKSLSQSLLKITAPGIPDIYQGTELWDLSYVDPDNRRPVDYELRKKYLSEFDSVTPEELGQHLENLKQDYRSGRIKMYCLHRALVLRREIPNTFENGDYIPLQVKGELREHVLAFARKDAENTVLVVVPVMVTQLFTEELQLKDLQQELKVILPENIKGSFKNVISEEDFSSEEIDVHELFKKFPVALLKQKH comes from the coding sequence ATGAAAAATCCCGTCTCAACATACAGGATCCAGCTTTCCCCCGAGTATACCCTCGAAAATCTCAACGAGATTTTGGATTACCTGGAAAAGCTGGGCATTTCCACGATTTATTCGGCACCTTTTTTCCAGGCCCGAAAGGGCAGCAGCCATGGGTATGACATCACAAACCCGTTTAAGCTCAACAAGGAGATTGGCAGGCTCGATATGTTCAGAAATTTGAGCAACAGGCTGAAGCAAAAGAACATGTCCTGGCTGCAGGATATTGTGCCCAATCACATGGCCTTTGATGGCGACAACATCTGGTTGCAGGATATTTTTGAGCTAGGCCCGCAATCGCTGCATTACCATTTTTTTGATATAGATTGGGAGCAATCGGGCAAAGTGATGGCGCCTTTCCTGGGAAATCCTTTAGCTGAAGTCCTTCAGCAAAAAGAATTGCAGCTTAAGGTGTCAAAAAGGGGATTTTTGTTCAGGTATTTTGATCACGAATACCTGGCTTCGGCCAGATCTTATGCCAATATCCTCGGAAAAGAATCCGGAGAGGCCTGGGAAAACAAATTCCGGAATTTTTCCGCAGAAAATGAGAAATGGGAAGAGCTCAAGGAATATTTTCTTCGGGAATACGATAAAGATCCGGATTTTCGAAAGAAAATAGATAAGAGGGTTGAGGAGATCAACACTTCCGAAGAAAAGCTGAAAAAGATCCTTGACGAGCAGTATTTTTTGCCGGCCCACTGGAAAGAAACCGAGACGAACATCAATTACCGCCGGTTTTTTACCATTAATGACCTTATTTGCCTGCGCATGGAAGAGCGGGAGGTGTTTGAGAGCTATCACCGCTTTATACTTCAGCTCTGTGAGGAAGGTTTGGTACAGGGGCTGCGCATAGACCATGTTGACGGACTGCTAGACCCAAAAACTTACCTGCAGCGGCTTCGGGAGAAGTTGGGAGACGATTTCTATATCACCATAGAAAAGATCCTGGAGTGGGATGAAAAGCTGCCTGTACACTGGCCGGTAGAGGGGACCAGCGGCTACGGTTTTCTAGCCACGGTGAACCAGTTGCTTACCAGCCCGAAAGGGGAAGATGAATTTTTTGAGGCCTACCAGGCCCTGTACCCAAAGCAGGCCGATTATCATGAGCTGGTTTATGAGCAAAAGCAGTTTATTCTTGAAGAACGAATGGGCGGGGAATACAAAAACCTCTGGGAAATGGCATTAAAGCTCGATCTTCTGGATGAAGAGGAGAATAACAGGCTGGCTTTGGGGGCATTTTTGGCCGCCTTCCCGGTCTACCGTATCTATCCTGAAGATTACCCTTTAAAAAAACGGCAGAAAAAAATCATTGATGCCGCTTTTCAAACCGCTGCAGCCCATAAACCCGAGCTGGAAAAGGAACTGGAGCAGGTCAAGAACATCTTTTTGGGAGAAGCTGGAAAAGACCGGGAGAATATGTTGCAGTTCCTGCAAAGATGTCAGCAATTCACGGGTCCGCTTGCGGCAAAAGGCGTTGAAGACACCACTTTTTATATATATAACGAATTGATCTCGCACAACGAAGTAGGCGATTCTCCCGAGAATTTCGGGCTTTCAATTAGCGGTTTTCACGACAGGATGAAGTTGCGGCTTGAAGATTTTCCGCTATCCATAAATGCCACTGCAACCCACGACACCAAGCGCGGCGAAGATGCCCGAATGAGGCTCAATGTGCTGAGTGAAATAGGAGCCGAGTGGTTTGAAAAAGTAGAAGAATGGCGAAATATTTCCAAAAAAGCGAGAAAAGACCCTGGCGTTCCCAATTCAAATGAAACCTATTTTATTTTTCAGATGCTCGTGGGTGCCTGGCCACATGAAGGAGAGCCGGGAGAGGAATTTTTGGAGCGTTCTACGGCTTATTTACAGAAAGTGCTGCGGGAGGCCAAAGAAAATTCGTCCTGGGCGCAGCCCGACGAGGACTATGAAAATAAGGTCTACGATTTCCTGGAAGAACTTCTCAAAAATGACATTTTCAGGGAATCTTTTAGCGGGTTCCATCACAAGGTTTCGGCTTTTGGAGCGGTAAAATCGCTGTCGCAATCTTTGCTGAAGATTACCGCCCCCGGAATTCCCGATATTTACCAGGGCACAGAGCTGTGGGACCTTAGCTACGTAGATCCCGATAACCGAAGGCCGGTGGATTATGAGCTTCGGAAAAAATACCTATCCGAATTTGATTCGGTTACTCCCGAAGAATTGGGGCAGCATCTTGAAAACCTGAAGCAGGATTACCGGTCGGGCAGGATCAAAATGTACTGCCTTCACCGCGCGCTTGTTTTGCGCAGGGAAATTCCCAATACCTTTGAAAATGGCGATTATATTCCGCTCCAGGTGAAGGGGGAACTTAGGGAGCACGTGCTCGCCTTTGCCCGTAAAGATGCTGAAAACACCGTGCTGGTGGTAGTTCCGGTGATGGTAACGCAGCTTTTTACTGAAGAACTTCAGCTTAAAGACCTGCAACAGGAGCTGAAAGTAATTTTACCCGAAAACATCAAAGGAAGTTTCAAAAATGTCATTTCTGAAGAAGATTTTTCTTCCGAAGAAATTGATGTACATGAGCTTTTTAAGAAATTTCCGGTAGCACTTTTAAAACAGAAGCATTAA